In Opitutaceae bacterium TAV5, one genomic interval encodes:
- a CDS encoding glycosyl transferase, whose protein sequence is MRILQILPALDSGGVEAGVLDIAGHMAGRGHDSLVVSRGGRLVAALEKTGSRHVTMPVHWKRLWSLLQVRPLRRLFEHERPDVVHVHSRVPAWLTWLAWGKMNPVARPRLVSTVHGFYSVNRYSEIMTRGERVIAVSASVRDYIRENYPRTAPDRIRVIPWGVDPERYPRDFRPSREWLSRWRLEYPGLDGRELLLLPGRLTRWKGQEDFFRLVAGLLAGGLPVQGALAGEAHPRKKAYERELRALAERLGIAERITFLGHRNDLREIMAMARVVFSLSTRPEAFGRISLEAMAIGKPVVAYDHGGVGEQLRAMFPQGLVRVGDVNGAAARTRALLLRPQTPGALPGEFMLTQTASATEDVYRSLMAEQEGNRR, encoded by the coding sequence ATGAGAATTCTCCAGATACTCCCTGCACTGGATTCCGGGGGCGTCGAGGCCGGCGTGCTGGACATTGCCGGGCACATGGCAGGGCGGGGCCACGATTCGCTGGTGGTTTCCAGGGGAGGGCGGCTGGTTGCGGCGCTGGAGAAAACGGGCAGCCGTCATGTGACGATGCCGGTTCACTGGAAGCGGCTGTGGTCGCTGTTGCAGGTGCGCCCCTTGCGACGGCTGTTCGAGCACGAGCGGCCCGACGTGGTGCATGTTCATTCGCGGGTCCCGGCCTGGCTGACCTGGCTGGCGTGGGGAAAGATGAACCCGGTGGCGCGTCCGCGGCTGGTTTCGACCGTGCACGGGTTTTATTCGGTCAACCGGTATTCGGAAATCATGACACGCGGCGAGCGGGTGATCGCGGTGTCGGCGAGTGTTCGCGACTATATCCGGGAAAATTATCCGCGCACGGCGCCGGATCGTATCCGGGTGATTCCGTGGGGTGTGGACCCGGAAAGGTATCCCCGCGATTTTCGTCCCTCCAGGGAATGGCTCTCGAGGTGGCGACTGGAATACCCGGGACTGGACGGGCGTGAGTTGCTTCTCTTGCCCGGACGGCTTACGCGCTGGAAAGGACAGGAGGATTTTTTCCGGTTGGTGGCAGGGTTGCTCGCCGGGGGGTTGCCCGTGCAGGGAGCGCTGGCGGGCGAGGCTCATCCCCGGAAGAAGGCGTACGAGCGGGAACTGCGGGCGCTGGCGGAGCGGCTCGGGATTGCGGAGCGTATCACGTTTCTCGGACACCGGAACGACTTGCGCGAGATCATGGCCATGGCGCGGGTGGTGTTTTCGCTTTCGACCCGTCCGGAGGCGTTTGGCCGGATATCGCTGGAGGCGATGGCGATCGGCAAGCCCGTGGTGGCCTACGATCATGGCGGCGTGGGTGAACAACTGCGCGCGATGTTTCCGCAGGGTCTGGTGCGAGTCGGCGACGTGAACGGGGCGGCGGCGCGCACGCGCGCCTTGCTGCTTCGCCCGCAAACTCCGGGCGCATTGCCCGGCGAATTCATGCTGACACAGACCGCAAGCGCGACAGAGGACGTTTACCGGTCGTTGATGGCGGAGCAGGAGGGGAACCGCCGATGA
- a CDS encoding lipid A biosynthesis acyltransferase: MSETSQPDLDGAPGAFGRSRRRSLRRTAGLLKRFRWWLEAAGYELCESTLALLPAATVAGWGEAIGDGCWRLLGSRRRTVRRNLRIAFAGEKTLAEIDAMTREVFRRSGANLLSALRCVKIRQDELRRLVTVANPELMAEILAADAGGAVGILPHMGNWEALSQMFPLLVPDRPTGTIYRFIKNPMLDRRVKDARQRMGMVLFEKHSGPLEMAAFLRRRGWLGVLSDQRVERAGEIVPYFGRLTSCTPLPALMARRTGATIFGVSMRTTAPGHWRLKFHRLGDSTSSTTACMRLLEEVIRESPEDVFWLQDRWRVRRDNPASLSGRLPRDAIAAAWTRPRRALVWVRDPARAPQLPKAAAGDLLWEYVLPAGNPAPAWLPAGACTHILDTACADIPVLAKALLAIDEAAALPLEFVIVDKECLAVQEACRKLDFSVIIPASGQEAVAP, translated from the coding sequence ATGTCAGAGACCTCCCAACCCGACCTCGACGGAGCACCGGGCGCTTTCGGGCGCTCCCGCCGCCGTTCGCTGCGCCGGACCGCCGGCCTTCTGAAGCGTTTTCGCTGGTGGCTGGAGGCAGCCGGGTACGAACTTTGCGAGAGCACGCTGGCCTTGCTGCCGGCGGCGACGGTGGCGGGCTGGGGCGAGGCGATCGGTGACGGGTGCTGGCGATTGCTCGGCAGCCGGCGACGGACGGTGCGGCGCAATCTCCGCATCGCTTTTGCCGGCGAGAAAACCCTCGCCGAAATCGATGCGATGACGCGCGAGGTTTTCCGGCGCAGCGGCGCCAATCTGCTTTCGGCCCTGCGGTGCGTGAAAATCCGGCAAGACGAATTGCGCCGGCTGGTGACCGTGGCGAACCCGGAGCTGATGGCGGAGATTCTGGCCGCAGACGCTGGAGGCGCGGTCGGCATCCTGCCGCACATGGGCAACTGGGAAGCGCTGTCGCAGATGTTTCCGTTGCTGGTGCCGGACCGGCCGACAGGGACGATCTACCGTTTCATCAAAAACCCGATGCTCGACCGGCGGGTCAAGGATGCCCGGCAGCGCATGGGCATGGTGCTGTTCGAAAAACATTCGGGTCCTCTGGAAATGGCGGCGTTTTTGCGCCGGCGGGGCTGGCTCGGCGTGCTCTCGGACCAGCGGGTGGAGCGGGCGGGCGAAATCGTTCCCTACTTCGGGCGCCTCACGAGCTGCACGCCGTTGCCGGCTCTGATGGCGCGGCGCACGGGGGCGACGATCTTCGGCGTATCCATGCGCACGACAGCGCCGGGCCATTGGCGGCTGAAATTTCACCGGCTGGGCGACAGCACCTCCTCGACGACGGCCTGCATGCGCCTGCTGGAGGAAGTGATCCGGGAAAGTCCGGAAGACGTTTTCTGGTTGCAGGACCGCTGGCGGGTGCGGCGGGACAACCCCGCCTCGCTCAGCGGCCGGCTGCCCCGCGACGCGATCGCGGCGGCCTGGACCAGGCCGCGCCGTGCGCTCGTCTGGGTTCGCGATCCGGCCCGGGCTCCGCAACTGCCAAAAGCTGCGGCCGGGGATCTTTTGTGGGAATATGTGCTGCCGGCGGGAAACCCGGCGCCGGCGTGGCTGCCGGCCGGAGCTTGCACCCATATACTGGATACGGCCTGCGCGGATATCCCGGTCCTTGCGAAAGCGTTGCTGGCGATTGACGAGGCCGCGGCTTTGCCCCTGGAGTTCGTGATCGTGGACAAGGAGTGCCTGGCGGTGCAGGAGGCCTGCCGGAAACTGGATTTTTCCGTGATCATTCCGGCGTCGGGACAGGAGGCCGTTGCCCCGTGA
- a CDS encoding nucleoside-diphosphate-sugar epimerase — MLSDGRPGHENQSIGLAQAVQRRLGGETAATVDVVRFAPGASLCGRIRAARAEGEGAPRLVIAAGHSTHLPLWLAALRFGAPSVVIMKPSLPVWLFDLCFAPRHDLRGALADGASGGRERIVPTLGALNRLPERTAEEIAAAKEPRGLLLLGGPSKHHGWDMAALVPAVVAVLAARPDLSWTIGDSRRTPVDTLERLRAAGAQAQFAPHGQTGPGWLPEQLAKASEAWVTEDSVSMIHEAVTAGARTGVLPVPRLRANDRVARSVDELVAAGYATRFADWQAGGRALRKPPGLLHETGRCAEIVTQRFF, encoded by the coding sequence GTGCTTTCCGATGGCCGGCCGGGTCACGAGAACCAGAGCATTGGCCTGGCGCAGGCCGTGCAGCGGCGACTCGGGGGTGAGACGGCGGCGACGGTGGACGTGGTGCGATTTGCCCCCGGCGCCAGCCTGTGCGGACGCATCCGGGCGGCGCGGGCGGAGGGCGAAGGCGCGCCGAGGCTCGTCATCGCGGCGGGGCATTCCACGCACCTGCCGCTGTGGCTGGCGGCGCTGCGCTTCGGGGCGCCTTCGGTGGTCATCATGAAGCCGTCGCTGCCGGTGTGGCTGTTTGACCTGTGTTTTGCGCCACGGCACGACCTGCGCGGTGCCCTCGCCGACGGGGCAAGCGGAGGGCGCGAGCGAATCGTGCCGACCTTGGGCGCGCTCAATCGCCTGCCGGAAAGGACGGCGGAAGAGATCGCGGCGGCAAAGGAGCCGCGGGGGCTTCTCCTGCTGGGCGGACCGTCGAAGCATCACGGCTGGGATATGGCGGCGCTCGTGCCGGCGGTGGTCGCTGTGCTGGCCGCCCGCCCGGATCTGTCATGGACGATCGGAGACTCGCGTCGTACGCCGGTGGATACGCTGGAGCGGCTGCGGGCCGCCGGCGCGCAGGCGCAGTTCGCCCCGCACGGACAAACGGGACCCGGCTGGCTGCCGGAGCAACTGGCGAAGGCAAGCGAGGCGTGGGTGACGGAAGACAGTGTCTCGATGATCCATGAGGCGGTGACGGCCGGTGCCCGGACGGGCGTGTTGCCGGTGCCACGGTTGCGGGCAAACGACCGTGTGGCGCGATCCGTGGATGAACTCGTGGCGGCGGGCTATGCGACCCGATTCGCAGACTGGCAGGCGGGCGGACGCGCCCTGCGGAAACCGCCGGGACTGCTCCACGAAACCGGGCGGTGCGCGGAGATCGTCACGCAACGATTTTTTTAG
- a CDS encoding transcriptional regulator, whose product MAERSLTQADIASMAGVTQSNVSLWLNDALPRADALHSLATALGVSMEFLLTGETGGQPPAIAAVPTRSGNVTEIRRLARETRAALAALDDALKKF is encoded by the coding sequence ATGGCCGAACGCAGCCTGACGCAAGCCGACATCGCTTCGATGGCAGGTGTTACCCAAAGCAACGTGTCGTTATGGCTGAATGATGCCCTACCCAGGGCAGACGCGCTCCATTCCCTCGCCACAGCTCTCGGAGTCAGCATGGAGTTTCTCCTCACGGGAGAAACCGGCGGGCAACCCCCGGCCATCGCAGCCGTCCCGACCCGGTCGGGCAACGTCACCGAAATCCGCCGGCTGGCCAGGGAAACCCGCGCCGCCCTGGCCGCCCTCGACGATGCCCTGAAAAAATTTTAG
- a CDS encoding PhoB family transcriptional regulator: MRILVAEDEKPIARFVASSLRESGFSVDTLHRGDEVLPVLETTPYDVLVLDIMLPGRDGLSILREMRQRGMTLPVLLLTARGSTEERVEGLNLGADDYLVKPFAVDELVARLHALLRRSNDSSRLTVHRVANLTLDFVKRIARRGDRRIELSTREFALLECLMRSPGRVVTRARICEYVWDYQFDPGTNIVDVYVQRLRRKIDDGEDVKLIHTRRGFGYYVGEEESS, encoded by the coding sequence ATGAGAATCCTGGTCGCAGAAGACGAAAAACCCATCGCCCGCTTTGTGGCCAGCAGCCTCAGGGAGTCGGGATTCTCCGTCGATACGCTTCACCGCGGCGACGAAGTCCTGCCGGTGCTCGAAACCACCCCCTACGATGTCCTTGTCCTCGACATCATGCTCCCCGGACGCGACGGCCTGAGCATCCTCCGGGAAATGCGCCAGCGCGGCATGACTCTCCCCGTTCTCCTGCTCACGGCGCGCGGCAGCACCGAAGAACGGGTCGAAGGCCTCAACCTCGGCGCCGACGATTACCTCGTCAAGCCCTTCGCCGTCGACGAACTCGTCGCCCGCCTCCATGCCCTTCTCCGGCGCAGCAACGACTCCAGCCGGCTCACCGTCCATCGCGTCGCCAATCTCACGCTCGATTTTGTCAAACGCATCGCCCGGCGCGGCGATCGCCGCATCGAACTCAGCACCCGGGAATTTGCCCTTCTCGAATGCCTCATGCGCTCGCCCGGCCGGGTCGTCACCCGCGCCCGCATCTGCGAATACGTATGGGATTACCAGTTCGACCCCGGCACCAACATTGTCGACGTCTACGTGCAACGCCTCCGCCGCAAGATTGACGACGGAGAGGATGTGAAACTCATCCACACCCGGCGCGGCTTCGGCTACTACGTCGGAGAGGAGGAGTCGTCATGA
- a CDS encoding PhoP regulatory network protein YrbL codes for MCFSSPGIPSPQSPPHGGILELPPPFAYGGNRTCHVHPADPALCVKVALPDRTPELKRAGAPWPKRLRPLDAFDENREEREQLAAIGERVSSAERHRFPVWHGSVMTNLGPGGVTTLYRDADGNISHTLEWHIWEEGLSERIREIVNRFEAFWIRETPPSRALLLHNILLVQPDSRPAYLAVIDGLGYASFFQPERLVKGLARKKAARQLRDFHRRIDLLVRHRSGEIGGNDVVRHLRRRLKEAGASFDGPRNEILRR; via the coding sequence ATGTGCTTTTCGTCTCCCGGGATCCCGTCGCCGCAATCACCGCCGCATGGCGGCATCCTGGAACTGCCGCCTCCTTTCGCCTATGGCGGGAATCGGACCTGCCATGTGCATCCGGCCGATCCCGCCCTGTGTGTCAAAGTCGCCTTGCCTGATCGCACGCCGGAGCTCAAGCGGGCCGGCGCTCCCTGGCCGAAACGGCTCCGGCCCCTCGACGCCTTTGATGAAAACCGCGAGGAGCGGGAGCAACTGGCGGCCATCGGAGAGCGGGTAAGTTCCGCGGAGCGGCATCGCTTCCCGGTCTGGCACGGCAGCGTGATGACCAACCTCGGGCCAGGCGGGGTAACGACCCTTTACCGGGATGCGGATGGTAACATCTCCCACACTCTGGAGTGGCACATCTGGGAGGAGGGTTTGAGCGAGCGAATCAGGGAAATCGTCAACCGGTTTGAAGCTTTCTGGATCAGGGAAACCCCTCCTTCGCGCGCCTTGCTCCTGCACAATATCCTGCTGGTCCAGCCGGATTCCCGGCCCGCCTATCTCGCGGTGATCGACGGCCTCGGGTACGCTTCCTTTTTCCAGCCCGAACGGCTGGTGAAAGGGTTGGCCAGGAAAAAGGCGGCGAGGCAGCTGCGGGATTTTCACCGGCGGATTGACCTGCTGGTCCGGCACCGTTCAGGGGAGATCGGGGGCAACGATGTGGTGCGTCATCTGCGCCGCCGGCTGAAAGAGGCCGGGGCTTCTTTTGACGGGCCCCGCAACGAAATCCTCCGCAGATAA
- a CDS encoding glycosyl transferase: MKVLQILPELNSGGVERGTLEVAAHLVARGHEALVVSHGGRLVKDLEAAGGRQITMPVHRKHPSSLLQVRPLRRLFERERPDVVHIRSRVPGWIAWLAWRKMNPATRPRLVSTVHGFYSVNAYSAIMTRGERVIAVSESVRDYVRKNWPRALAVREPGRLTVIHRGVDPQAYGRDFAPSAEWLAGWRRERPELDGRDVLLLPGRLTRWKGQEDFFQLVANLLRQGLPVHGVLAGETHPRKREYEGELRALAGRLGIAERVTFLGHRNDLREVMAMARMVFSLSIQPEAFGRVSMEAMALGRPVVAYDHGGVAEQLRVMFPRGLVTPGDVRAATGRTQELLLQPETPADVAPEFTLARMTEATLEVYRGLAGEGHGACRTDSRL, translated from the coding sequence ATGAAGGTGCTCCAAATTCTTCCCGAACTGAATTCCGGCGGCGTCGAACGCGGCACGCTGGAGGTTGCCGCTCATCTGGTCGCGCGGGGGCACGAGGCGCTGGTGGTTTCCCATGGCGGACGTCTGGTGAAAGACCTGGAAGCAGCGGGCGGGCGTCAGATCACGATGCCGGTCCATCGCAAGCATCCGTCATCCCTGTTGCAGGTGCGTCCGCTCCGGCGCCTGTTCGAGCGCGAACGGCCCGATGTCGTGCATATCCGTTCGCGGGTGCCGGGCTGGATTGCGTGGCTGGCCTGGCGAAAGATGAACCCGGCGACGCGTCCGCGGCTCGTTTCGACGGTCCACGGTTTTTATTCGGTCAACGCGTATTCGGCGATCATGACACGCGGCGAACGCGTGATCGCGGTATCGGAAAGCGTGCGGGATTACGTGAGGAAAAACTGGCCGCGCGCGCTGGCCGTGCGCGAGCCGGGGCGGCTGACCGTGATCCATCGCGGGGTGGACCCGCAGGCGTACGGGCGCGATTTCGCGCCTTCGGCGGAGTGGCTGGCCGGATGGCGGCGGGAAAGGCCGGAACTGGACGGGCGCGACGTGCTGTTGCTGCCGGGCCGGCTCACGCGATGGAAGGGGCAGGAGGATTTTTTTCAACTCGTCGCGAACCTGCTTCGCCAGGGGTTGCCGGTGCACGGCGTGCTGGCCGGCGAGACCCATCCGCGCAAAAGGGAGTACGAGGGGGAATTGCGGGCGCTGGCGGGGCGGCTCGGGATCGCGGAACGCGTCACGTTTCTGGGGCACCGGAATGACTTGCGCGAGGTGATGGCGATGGCGCGGATGGTGTTTTCGCTTTCGATCCAGCCGGAGGCGTTCGGGCGGGTGTCGATGGAGGCGATGGCGCTCGGCAGGCCGGTGGTGGCCTACGATCACGGTGGCGTGGCCGAGCAGTTGCGGGTGATGTTCCCGCGCGGCCTGGTGACGCCGGGCGATGTGAGGGCGGCGACCGGACGGACGCAGGAACTGTTGCTCCAGCCGGAGACTCCGGCGGACGTGGCGCCGGAGTTCACGCTGGCGCGAATGACGGAGGCGACGCTGGAGGTTTACCGCGGGCTGGCGGGCGAGGGGCACGGCGCATGCCGGACGGACAGCCGCTTGTGA
- a CDS encoding glycosyl transferase, giving the protein MSASRTIVTLKWGSLYGPEYVNRLRRAVARHLPSPHRFVCFTDDPVGLDPEIEALPIPPVDLPPEKIGTGWRKLCLFGPEAPLEGSCLFLDLDIVITGDLERFFTWKPGSIPIIHNWIEWHKTLFRKRPEIGNSSVFRFEGGKCGFIFEQFRRERDRALEAFHPSQTYLTHCIRSRMAYWPEEWVRSFKRHCRPAFPLNLFMAPRRPRGCSIIAFHGRPNPDEVIGGFDDGKLHHRVKPASWVAEYWR; this is encoded by the coding sequence GTGAGCGCCTCACGGACGATCGTTACGCTCAAGTGGGGTTCGCTCTACGGCCCGGAATACGTGAACCGCCTCCGCCGTGCGGTTGCCCGCCATTTGCCGTCTCCTCACCGGTTCGTCTGTTTCACGGATGATCCCGTCGGTCTCGATCCGGAGATCGAGGCCTTGCCCATCCCGCCAGTCGACCTGCCTCCGGAGAAAATCGGCACGGGTTGGCGCAAACTCTGCCTGTTCGGGCCGGAGGCGCCGCTGGAGGGTTCCTGTCTCTTTCTCGATCTGGATATTGTCATCACAGGCGACCTGGAGCGGTTTTTTACCTGGAAGCCCGGCAGCATTCCCATCATCCACAACTGGATCGAATGGCACAAGACGTTATTCCGGAAACGTCCCGAAATCGGCAACTCCTCGGTGTTCCGGTTCGAGGGCGGCAAATGCGGGTTCATTTTCGAACAGTTCCGGCGCGAAAGGGACCGGGCGTTGGAAGCTTTCCACCCGTCGCAGACATACCTGACGCATTGTATCCGTTCCCGAATGGCGTATTGGCCGGAGGAGTGGGTGCGCAGTTTCAAGCGCCATTGTCGTCCCGCCTTTCCGCTGAATCTGTTCATGGCACCCCGGCGTCCCCGGGGTTGCTCGATCATCGCCTTCCACGGACGGCCGAATCCGGATGAAGTCATCGGAGGATTCGATGACGGCAAACTCCACCATCGGGTGAAACCGGCGTCATGGGTAGCCGAATACTGGCGGTGA
- a CDS encoding glycosyltransferase produces MHLLQYRLRVKFMAKGRVGSGADVWLRQFPGRSGSWGRCDFSFDPDERRYDWLVVYDDLPAIAHERHSVRSEPLACHPRNTLLVTTEPASVKCYGDDFLNQFGHVLTSQEPWVIRHPGAIFSQPGLRWFYGAGKTAIRDFDAIASSGAPRKTADLATVCSDKRQRHTLHRARYEFVQTLRGLLPHMDVFGHGVRFIEDKAEAIDPYRYHLAVENHRACHHWTEKLADPFLGLSMPFYYGCPNAADYFPEESFVTIDIRNPAGAAEIIRRTLRDNLHSRHLSALLEARRRVLCEYNLFSVVSRLAESLHEGSVRTRSQVYIRSRHALRCGNPWKIARFAFEKLAIRRALRQARGAG; encoded by the coding sequence ATGCACCTGTTGCAATACCGGCTCCGTGTAAAGTTTATGGCCAAAGGACGCGTCGGATCCGGAGCCGACGTCTGGCTCCGGCAGTTTCCCGGCCGGAGCGGATCGTGGGGGCGCTGCGATTTCAGCTTCGATCCGGACGAACGCCGTTACGACTGGCTCGTCGTTTATGACGATCTGCCGGCGATCGCACATGAACGCCACTCCGTGCGCAGCGAACCGCTTGCCTGCCATCCGCGCAACACGCTGCTCGTCACCACGGAACCGGCCTCGGTCAAATGCTACGGCGACGATTTCCTGAACCAGTTCGGGCATGTGCTGACAAGCCAGGAGCCTTGGGTGATCCGTCATCCCGGAGCGATTTTCAGCCAGCCGGGCCTGCGCTGGTTTTACGGCGCAGGCAAAACGGCGATACGCGATTTCGATGCCATCGCCTCGTCGGGGGCTCCCCGAAAGACGGCCGATCTCGCGACCGTCTGTTCCGACAAGCGCCAGCGTCACACGCTGCACCGCGCCCGTTACGAGTTCGTCCAGACTCTGCGCGGGTTGCTTCCGCACATGGATGTTTTCGGTCACGGCGTCCGCTTTATCGAAGACAAGGCGGAGGCGATCGATCCCTACCGGTATCACCTGGCCGTCGAAAATCACCGGGCCTGCCATCACTGGACGGAAAAGCTGGCGGACCCGTTTCTCGGGCTATCCATGCCGTTCTATTACGGTTGCCCGAATGCAGCGGACTATTTTCCGGAGGAAAGTTTTGTGACGATCGATATCCGCAATCCCGCCGGAGCGGCAGAAATCATCCGGCGGACCCTTCGCGACAATCTTCATTCCAGGCACCTTTCCGCGCTGCTCGAAGCTCGTCGTCGCGTGCTCTGCGAGTACAACCTGTTTTCGGTTGTGAGCCGTCTTGCGGAGTCACTGCACGAAGGCTCCGTCAGGACACGGTCACAGGTGTATATCCGGAGCAGGCATGCGCTGCGTTGCGGCAACCCGTGGAAGATCGCGCGATTCGCCTTCGAAAAACTGGCGATCCGTCGTGCCTTGCGACAGGCGCGGGGCGCCGGATAA
- a CDS encoding glycosyl transferase, with protein sequence MCSSSHGFSSLQPSPPRLLQMMLSTRPGGAETFFEKLGLAFAEAGVPQCLVIEPNAERERLFAKYPHVEVVPIRFGGWREWKARRALKATFERFAPDAALTWMNRASRRAPRGYCPVVGRLGGYYKIRYYRRCDHLVGITPDLVAHIRAAGWPANASSLIPNFGETPQTDGDASRAREDLRREFGIGPGDTALLALGRLHPVKAHDTLLKAMAEVPGTILLLAGEGPLEAGLRELARGLGLADRVRFLGWRRDVAALFSACDISVFPSRYEPNGNVVMESWAHRKPLIASRAKGPEWLVEDGVDGLLFDIDSVPQLRDRLVQLRSDPALCARLVRNGEEKWRKGFSRRAVVGQYLELFESLARRNQSGPSLK encoded by the coding sequence ATGTGTTCCTCCTCTCACGGGTTTTCGTCGCTGCAACCGTCGCCTCCGCGCCTGTTGCAGATGATGCTGTCCACCCGGCCGGGAGGGGCGGAAACCTTCTTCGAGAAGCTGGGTCTGGCCTTTGCCGAGGCCGGGGTGCCCCAGTGCCTGGTTATCGAGCCAAATGCCGAACGGGAACGGCTCTTCGCAAAGTACCCGCACGTGGAAGTGGTCCCGATCCGGTTCGGCGGATGGCGGGAGTGGAAAGCCCGGCGTGCCCTGAAGGCGACGTTCGAGCGTTTCGCGCCGGATGCCGCGCTGACCTGGATGAACCGGGCCTCGCGACGGGCGCCGCGAGGCTATTGCCCGGTGGTGGGGCGCCTGGGCGGGTACTACAAAATCAGATACTACCGGCGCTGCGACCATCTGGTGGGCATCACCCCTGATCTTGTCGCGCATATTCGCGCTGCCGGCTGGCCGGCAAACGCCAGCAGCCTGATTCCGAATTTCGGGGAAACTCCGCAAACGGACGGCGACGCAAGCCGCGCACGGGAGGATTTGCGCCGGGAGTTCGGAATCGGGCCGGGAGACACGGCGCTGCTGGCGCTCGGGCGTCTGCATCCGGTCAAGGCGCATGACACCCTGCTCAAGGCGATGGCGGAAGTACCGGGAACGATCCTTCTCCTCGCCGGCGAGGGACCGCTGGAAGCCGGGTTGCGTGAACTGGCCCGCGGATTGGGCCTTGCGGACCGGGTGCGTTTTCTGGGATGGCGCCGGGATGTGGCAGCCTTGTTCAGCGCCTGCGACATTTCCGTTTTCCCTTCCCGTTATGAGCCGAACGGCAATGTGGTCATGGAATCCTGGGCACACCGGAAGCCGCTGATTGCTTCCCGGGCGAAAGGACCGGAGTGGCTGGTCGAAGACGGTGTGGATGGCCTGCTCTTCGATATCGACTCGGTCCCGCAACTCCGGGACCGGCTTGTGCAGCTCAGGTCCGACCCGGCGCTTTGCGCCCGGCTGGTTCGCAACGGCGAGGAGAAGTGGCGAAAGGGTTTTTCCCGGAGAGCGGTCGTCGGGCAGTACCTGGAGCTGTTTGAGTCGCTGGCCAGGCGGAACCAGAGCGGTCCCTCACTGAAATGA
- a CDS encoding glycosyl transferase family 9, which yields MGDIIQRIHVTAALARQLPECRITWLVRDRFAPVTRIFASVHDTIPWSREAGLRGFFDVWRALRRRRFDVVWNMHGMLRDSTMALFARAPEKWMQRSRRWPQRHFGFRQLEIPAALHDAHVVTRQQIYLQALGLSTAIPHPLELRPGPVFDWQPFFSGDPLRTFVICTDSSKPAKNWPGFEALTHLILERIPESRVAWCAGRQTALLRPPPAGRFLNLTGVSLEETVALIRQPSVFIGNDTGPTHLAGAVGNRVLALFGPTSPRRYAPWPVGGPRSQVLVAPDRRLERLDPETVFAALDELRHRG from the coding sequence ATGGGAGACATTATACAACGCATCCATGTCACCGCCGCCCTCGCCCGCCAGTTGCCGGAGTGCCGCATCACCTGGTTGGTCAGGGACCGCTTCGCCCCCGTCACCCGGATCTTCGCCTCCGTGCACGACACGATCCCGTGGTCCCGCGAGGCCGGCCTCCGGGGGTTTTTCGATGTGTGGCGGGCGTTGCGCCGACGACGCTTCGACGTGGTCTGGAACATGCATGGCATGTTGCGTGACTCGACCATGGCCCTGTTCGCGCGCGCGCCGGAGAAATGGATGCAGCGCAGCCGGCGCTGGCCACAACGGCACTTCGGCTTCCGGCAACTGGAGATTCCTGCCGCGCTGCACGATGCGCACGTTGTCACCCGCCAGCAGATTTATCTCCAGGCTCTCGGCCTCTCCACCGCGATTCCCCATCCGCTCGAGCTCCGGCCCGGCCCGGTCTTCGACTGGCAGCCGTTCTTTTCCGGCGATCCGCTCCGCACCTTCGTCATCTGCACCGACAGCAGCAAACCCGCCAAAAACTGGCCCGGTTTCGAAGCACTCACCCATCTCATCCTCGAACGTATTCCGGAGAGCCGCGTCGCCTGGTGCGCCGGCCGGCAGACCGCCCTCCTCCGCCCTCCGCCCGCCGGCCGGTTTCTCAATCTCACCGGTGTCTCCCTCGAGGAGACGGTCGCCCTGATCCGGCAGCCCTCCGTTTTCATCGGCAACGACACCGGCCCCACCCATCTTGCCGGAGCGGTGGGCAACCGCGTGCTCGCGCTCTTCGGGCCGACCTCCCCCCGGCGTTACGCTCCCTGGCCCGTCGGAGGGCCGCGCTCGCAAGTGCTTGTGGCGCCTGACCGGCGGCTGGAGCGGCTGGACCCGGAAACCGTTTTCGCCGCGCTGGACGAACTGCGCCACCGCGGCTAG